One window of Myxococcales bacterium genomic DNA carries:
- a CDS encoding SDR family oxidoreductase, which produces MGRLAGRQILVVGASSGIGHATAKAFAREGAAVAVCARRVDRLEELAAELGDGAIAVPCDVRDPEAIASAVEQTVAQLGGLTDLVVTAGIATLSRVADATAEQWREAFEINVMGPSLFTSAALPHLSKSGGRALFVSSIVVEDNPPRHGLGLYSATKAALNRMIDCWQAEERSVSFTRVSVGDTMATEMASAWAPEDVMAFATEWSEKGYLYGRTMEPDDVALHLVDLLAGREAVPVSVLVPRYGEG; this is translated from the coding sequence ATGGGAAGACTTGCAGGTCGACAGATTCTTGTGGTGGGGGCGTCTTCGGGGATCGGACACGCGACGGCAAAGGCGTTTGCTCGGGAGGGTGCGGCAGTCGCCGTCTGCGCGCGCAGGGTCGATCGTCTCGAGGAACTCGCGGCCGAGCTGGGTGATGGCGCGATCGCGGTGCCCTGTGATGTTCGCGACCCGGAAGCCATTGCAAGCGCGGTCGAGCAGACGGTTGCGCAGCTCGGTGGACTTACGGATCTCGTCGTCACTGCGGGGATCGCGACGCTGTCCCGGGTCGCGGATGCGACGGCTGAGCAGTGGCGCGAGGCCTTCGAGATCAACGTGATGGGGCCATCGCTGTTTACGAGTGCTGCCCTGCCGCATTTGTCCAAATCCGGGGGGCGAGCGTTGTTCGTGTCGTCGATCGTGGTCGAAGACAATCCACCGCGTCACGGGCTCGGGCTTTACTCCGCTACCAAGGCGGCGCTCAATCGCATGATCGATTGTTGGCAGGCGGAAGAGCGGTCTGTTTCGTTTACCCGGGTCTCGGTGGGGGACACGATGGCGACGGAGATGGCGAGCGCCTGGGCACCCGAGGACGTGATGGCGTTTGCTACGGAGTGGTCGGAGAAAGGATATTTGTACGGGCGGACCATGGAGCCGGATGATGTGGCGCTGCATTTGGTGGATTTGTTGGCGGGGCGGGAAGCGGTTCCGGTTTCGGTTTTGGTTCCGCGGTATGGGGAGGGGTAG
- a CDS encoding CoA transferase: MSHPQAPLSGIRIIESSLLGPAAITTHLADMGAEVIKVESPAGDYIREMTWPIINGVSLLHLHINRGKQGITLDLKQPEGVEVYRELVRGADVVVEAMRPGSLARLGLGYEDLRKKNSKLVFINISGYGMTGPYQNLPAHGIAFDTWAGLVNPAYDDEGFCYIPEHPSMGMHAGPLFGALGILAAVLRARETGSGCMMEIGQSDAAAYMDWYRSESWKAYERPESEVTGNKADNYERRAPGTAGMKEGVRYQMYDSSDGQVLFMASEQAFWKNFCEGVGRMDLFEKWPGSKFADHARGNRDLQVTLRDIFKTKTSEEWIEFSNTHNTPIAPVNTPKSIADDPQFKVRFSHYPASEHGAEMMPLPIKFIDEELPVPSMAPTVGQDTESVMSRVLGYDEEKIAALRSAGAFGKK; encoded by the coding sequence ATGAGCCACCCCCAGGCCCCCCTGTCGGGCATTCGCATCATCGAAAGTTCCCTGCTGGGTCCGGCCGCGATCACGACGCATCTCGCGGATATGGGGGCGGAGGTGATCAAAGTCGAGTCCCCTGCGGGCGACTACATACGCGAGATGACCTGGCCGATCATCAACGGCGTTTCGTTGCTTCATCTCCACATCAACCGCGGCAAGCAAGGCATCACCCTCGATCTCAAGCAGCCGGAGGGCGTTGAGGTCTACCGAGAACTCGTGCGGGGGGCGGATGTTGTGGTCGAGGCCATGCGGCCAGGCTCGCTCGCGCGACTCGGCCTCGGCTACGAAGACCTGCGCAAGAAAAATTCAAAGCTCGTCTTCATCAACATCTCGGGTTATGGCATGACGGGCCCGTACCAGAACCTGCCGGCCCACGGCATTGCTTTCGACACCTGGGCAGGACTGGTGAACCCGGCTTACGACGACGAAGGTTTTTGTTACATCCCCGAGCACCCCTCAATGGGCATGCACGCCGGCCCACTGTTCGGCGCACTGGGGATCCTGGCCGCCGTCCTGCGCGCCCGGGAGACCGGCTCGGGCTGCATGATGGAGATTGGCCAGTCCGACGCCGCGGCCTACATGGACTGGTACCGCAGCGAGTCATGGAAGGCCTACGAGCGCCCCGAATCCGAGGTCACGGGCAACAAGGCCGACAACTACGAACGTCGAGCCCCGGGCACCGCGGGTATGAAGGAAGGCGTCCGCTACCAGATGTACGATTCGTCGGACGGCCAGGTTCTATTCATGGCGAGCGAGCAGGCGTTCTGGAAGAACTTCTGCGAGGGCGTGGGACGCATGGATCTCTTTGAAAAATGGCCCGGCTCGAAGTTTGCCGATCACGCCCGGGGCAATCGAGATCTCCAGGTGACCCTGCGCGACATCTTCAAAACCAAGACCTCCGAGGAGTGGATCGAATTCAGCAACACGCACAACACCCCGATCGCGCCGGTCAACACCCCGAAGAGCATCGCCGACGATCCGCAGTTCAAGGTACGATTTTCCCATTATCCCGCATCGGAGCACGGCGCCGAGATGATGCCCCTGCCGATCAAATTTATCGACGAAGAACTCCCCGTCCCCAGCATGGCGCCGACTGTCGGCCAAGATACGGAGTCGGTGATGAGTAGAGTATTGGGCTACGACGAAGAGAAGATTGCGGCGCTGCGCAGCGCGGGCGCTTTTGGCAAGAAATAG